In Poecilia reticulata strain Guanapo linkage group LG17, Guppy_female_1.0+MT, whole genome shotgun sequence, the following proteins share a genomic window:
- the en2b gene encoding homeobox protein engrailed-1-B, protein MEENVQGERQSPKSSGEDPNRAVRPLLQQPGIQQSNRVTNFYIDNILRPDFGRKRKKSTLCVRGGYGLEERSEVSVRKASKTDSKRGRTGGREDSLGKSDHHAEPEASGPGQTACDSGRRVSCRSPESSEAPAAPAAPAAKPMLWPAWVYCTRYSDRPSSGPRSRKPKKAPTPSKEDKRPRTAFSAEQLQRLKAEFQKNRYLTEQRRQNLALELSLNESQIKIWFQNKRAKIKKATGKKNSLAEHLMAQGLYNHSAGREAEARSDSD, encoded by the exons ATGGAGGAAAATGTTCAAGGAGAACGTCAGAGTCCAAAGAGCTCTGGAGAGGACCCCAACCGGGCCGTCCggcctctgctgcagcagcccgGGATTCAGCAGTCCAACCGGGTCACCAACTTCTACATAGACAACATCCTGAGGCCGGACTTTGGccgaaagagaaagaaaagcacattATGTGTTCGGGGAGGATACGGGCTGGAGGAGAGGAGCGAGGTGTCAGTGAGAAAAGCTTCCAAAACGGACTCAAAGCGCGGCAGGACAGGAGGAAGGGAGGACAGCCTGGGGAAGTCCGACCACCATGCGGAGCCTGAGGCGAGCGGTCCCGGGCAAACAGCCTGCGACTCCGGCCGAAGGGTCTCCTGCCGCAGCCCCGAGAGCAGCGAGGCCCCGGCGGCTCCTGCGGCCCCAGCAGCCAAGCCGATGCTGTGGCCGGCCTGGGTTTATTGTACCAGGTACTCCGACCGGCCTTCATCAG GGCCCAGATCCCGCAAACCAAAGAAAGCTCCGACCCCGAGCAAGGAGGACAAGCGGCCCCGGACGGCCTTCAGTGCCGAGCAGCTGCAGCGGCTGAAAGCGGAGTTCCAGAAGAACCGCTACCTCACCGAGCAGCGGAGGCAGAACCTGGCCCTGGAGCTCAGCCTCAACGAGTCTCAGATCAAAATCTGGTTCCAGAACAAGCGGGCCAAGATTAAAAAGGCCACCGGGAAGAAGAACTCTCTGGCGGAGCACCTGATGGCGCAGGGGCTGTACAACCACTCCGCCGGCCGAGAGGCGGAGGCCCGTTCCGACAGCGACTGA